The following proteins are encoded in a genomic region of Lytechinus variegatus isolate NC3 chromosome 7, Lvar_3.0, whole genome shotgun sequence:
- the LOC121418341 gene encoding UBX domain-containing protein 1-like isoform X2 has product MPTDVETLMEMGFPRNRAEKALAKTSYKGVQVAMDWLFAHNDDADIDEPFEVPQGKTLGSNDSESDTTSSGDSKTAQETPAQPAQVKSIKCDECGKKLRTPDDIQVHAARTGHQSFSESTEEIKPLTEEEKKEQLVRLQERLKQKQAERIANEKKEALDREKLRRKQGKEMVQAKQQMEIDEAKQLAALKKREKMEEKLARERVKEQIARDRADRAARGGKKQEGVPPTQPPAAAPAPAPGSSAPKKEYDTYSSNQWKCDHPVVWCNGTSGCRPCVH; this is encoded by the exons ATGCCGACTGACGTTGAAACTCTTATGGAAATGGGATTCCCAAGAAATAGAGC AGAAAAGGCTCTTGCAAAAACTTCGTACAAAGGAGTTCAGGTTGCCATGGACTG GTTATTTGCTCACAATGATGATGCAGATATCGATGAACCATTTGAAGTGCCTCAAGGAAAAACACTTGGAAGTAATGATAGTGAATCCG ATACTACTTCAAGTGGGGACTCTAAAACTGCCCAGGAAACACCCGCACAACCAGCTCAAGTCAAATCAATTAAGTGTGACGA ATGtggaaagaaattaagaacGCCGGATGATATTCAG GTGCATGCTGCAAGGACGGGTCACCAGAGCTTCTCAGAATCAACGGAGGAAATCAAACCACTCacagaagaggaaaagaaagagcaACTTGTAAG GTTACAAGAGAGACTAAAACAGAAGCAGGCAGAAAGGATAGCCAACGAGAAGAAGGAAGCCTTGGATAGGGAGAAGTTGAGGCGGAAACAGGGCAAGGAAATGGTGCAAGCAAAGCAACA GATGGAAATAGATGAGGCTAAACAACTCGCAGCTctgaaaaagagggaaaaaatggaggaaaagcTTGCAAG gGAGAGAGTGAAAGAACAAATTGCTCGAGACAGAGCGGATAGAGCAGCTCGAGGGGGTAAGAAACAAGAAGGGGTTCCCCCCACTCAGCCTCCTGCTGCGGCTCCAGCTCCGGCTCCAGGTTCCTCTGCACCTAAGAAGGAgtatgatacat